ATCGATTATAACTATAAGTATCCCGCCGTAGCACACTGAATCTATTCTCTGGTTACTGCTTCCATAATTGCACCATGCGTCTCCAACCGCTTGTACTGTTGGCTCTCGCCACCCCGGCATTTGCTCACGGTGCCTTTGAACATGAAGACCTCGAAACCCAACTGGCCAAACGCGACTTCTTCAGGCACGGCCGCCGAAGCCTCGAGTCGTGCGCCGGCACCCTCAACTCGGACGGCACAAATTCGCAGGCCCATAAACGTCGCGCCGCCGTCGTGAACGAGCACCGCCAACAGCTGAAGCTCAAACGCTCGATGGTGGAAGCCCTCAACACAAGCCACCTCCACACAGGCCCATTCATAAGCCCCAACCGGCCAGCCGACGCCTTCACTGGGGAGAATCAcgtcctcctcaacccctaCGGGGACAACGGGCCTTACTACGTCCCCGGCGAGGTCATCCGCTCAGACGCCCGCGAAGACCAATCCGGCGTCCccatcatcgtcgaggcCCAATTCATCGACTTCGAAACCTGCAAGCCCATCCCCGGCATGTGGTGGGATCTCTGGAACGCCAACGCCACAGGCGTCTACAGCGGCGTCATCAACCAAGGCAACGGCGACTTCACCGACCACTCCAACGTCAACAACACCTTCCTCCGCGCCGTCTCCATggccgacgaagacggcgtAGCCCAAATCAAAACAATCTTCCCAGGCCACTACACCGGCCGCACAAAccacatccacatcatcGCGCACACAGACGTCACCGTCCTCCCCAACGGCACCATCACCGGCGGCAGCATCGCCCACATCGGCcagttcttcttcgaccaggcCCTCATCGACAAAGTCTCCCAGACATACCCCTATACCCAGAATCCGTACATCCCCATCGGAAACGCATTCGACGACACTTTCCACCAGGAAACCGCCTACTCGGCCTCCGACCCCGTCTTCCACTATGAGTACCTAGGCGAAACCCTGGCGGACGGGCTGTTCATGTGGGTGCGGGTCGGCGTGAACGCGTCTGCGAGCTGGCCCTCCGAGCAGAGTTTTGTGTATGGCGCCGACGGCGGCAAGTACTCGTGTGGGACGGGCCGGATTGGGGCGAATTATACgtccgatgacgaggactGTCAGaatgatgtggatgttggtgCTCTGCCTGGTGAAAAGGGGCCTGGGCCCGCGGTGTATTCGGCACCTCCGCCTACTGCGTGGGATGATGAGACTGATGCGGCGGAGATCTCGGCTGCTCATAGCgtgctggtggaggagaataCTCCAGCAACGGCTGTTTAATGGCCTTCTACTACCTCTTAAACCTGTTCCGTAGTTCTTCATTTCTCTACTGTACCTACAATTGGGACCTTTCCGGCAGTCGGCGAGAAGCTGATAGATCCGGTATGAATCAATCAAAATGTTCAAGTTAAAAGATCAAAAGATAGGCTTATTCGcgataatttatattatactaataaacaTGCTGAAAACGCGAAAGTATACAATCATATAAAGCATTTAAATCcaatcttaaatatttaaagcATAATAAACAATAACATCCCTTTTATTGTTCAAAAGTTAGATACATATTATAGAGAGCTATATAGAATCCACTggttttataaaaaataataatcccAAAGTTCTATAAAACAAGTTTTGATACAGATGGCAGAAAATCAAATGCGAATTTTTGCACACGACATCAATCAAACGAACCCTTCTATAAGCTGCACTCTCAACAAGTCCAGTACCAACCTCACCCTAAGACAAAACAGTAACATTGCTCGACTGTGTACAATTAGTCAAGACATTAATCGGCGGGAACGTCCCACCAGGGAGAAACGCCTGGCTGCTATAATTATAAGTCGGGCTCAGCATCATAATCTGACCCACAGTCGTCCCAAACTCCTCGGCAAGGTCCTTATACACCCCCGCACTGAACTGATACGGCTTCAGCACACACCGACTCGGCTCGCAGAGGGGCACCTTGACGAATTTGCCGGGCTCTAGCTCGTCTGTTGAAGTCTGGTCGCCCAGCGCATGCGAGGTTAATGCCTCGGTGGATATGTTCAGGCGCTGCGCGATGCGCTCGTACGTGTCTCCGTTGACGGTGTAGTAGAGGCGCGGGCCGCCGTCGATGCAGGTGCGTGTTCTGTTTGTTTCGGGGAGCAGGCAGGTCTCGTTGTCTGGGGTGCATGTCTCTGGTGGGATCAGGAGCTGTTGGCCAACGTTCGGGACGATTGTGACGTCGGCCATGAGGTTTTGGCGCCCGATGTCGCAGACGCCGCGGTTGGTGGCTGCTGCGACGTCGAAGACTGTTGTGCCTTGCTTAGTTATTGGGTAGAGgtaggtggtggtgttgagggtgctTGGATTGCACGAGGTGGTTGCGAGGGTGGAGGGGGCAAGCACGAGGAGGCCCGAGAGTATGGATATGGTGCTGATGGACTTCATTGTGGCGGTTGGTAGAATTGGCTGATCTGGATGTTTGAGTGGTCGTGGACAATCAATAACTTATACCACGCAGCTCATAAGAACGAGGATCCCCTGTCTTGTTATCTCCGAGACGGCGCGGCTGGGCCGAATTAGGGCCGAGTTAGGGCTCGCAAACTGCCCCCGTTCTCGGATACAAGCCCCGATCTCTTGCGTGCCCCGTTTTGAATACACGCGGCGACCATTGTGCACTGTCTTTTGACGGtatttttctatttttctttCCAACGGCCTGGAAGCAAATTGCACTCCACGTTTCATCTTGCGTAGGCTCATGACGATTCCTGGCTAACTGCCGACATATAGCCGGTCTGGGTATTACTAAAGCGAGGCACCTCATTCCTCATGTTTTCACAACCCCATAACCAAAATGTTGTCATTGTTTTCTGCACCCTTCCTAGTCTGCGCCATTGGCCTGCTCAGCCTGGCGCGGGCGGCATGTCCCTACGCCCAGCGGGCAGGCATTAGCGGCATAGCACAGAAAAGGCAACCCCCCCAGGGAAAAGACGGCGTAATGCTTATGAATCACATTGCACCAGGGACATCCAGGCTCTACATTTCAGACATTGACGGGAGCAACGAAGCACCGCTCCTCTCGGACCCCGTATTCGAGTACCATGCCAGCTTCTCCCCAGACGGGGAATGGGTTCTCTTCACAAGTGAGCGCAATGGCGATGGGAACTCGGACATCTATCGCATCCGAACAAACGGATCCGATCTTCAACCCCTCGTGGCGACTCCTGCGGTTGAGGATTCCGTTGTGCTGTCGCCGAACGGTAGTCTAGCCGCCTATGTCTCGACAGAGGGTATGGTTGCAAACATCTGGGTGCTTGATTCGGTTTCGGGCTCTCGCTGGAATCTGACAGACACGCCGGCTGTCGGCGCGACGACAAATTCAAGCCTGCCGCATGGCTATTTCCGGCCTGCTTGGTCGCCTGATGGCCAGTGGATTGCGTTTTCGTCGGATCGCAATACCCAGTGGCTGGGCCATGGCTGGGATACTTTCTTTGGGCTCAGCGGGTGGGAACATACCCAGGAGCTCTCGATTTTTGCTATTCGGCCTGATGGGTCTGGGTTTCGTCAGGTAGCTGCCAAGGCAGGGTATGCTCTTGGTTCGCCCAGCTGGTCTACAGATGGCAAGCGTGTTGTTTTCTATGAAATGACTCGCGAAACCACCTGGGACGCACACAGTTCGTTTGACCTGGCGACTGCAAACTCGACTATTGTCTCGGTTGATTTCGAGACTGGGGCCCATCgggttgtcgaggtcgatggcCCTGGCGTCAAGGTCTTCCCGCAGTATCTATCTGATACTGAAATTGGGTATCTGCTCAAAGGGGGCACCAGTGAAGGGATATACACTACTGGCGGCGTCTATTACAACACCTCCGAGGCGATGGCCCGCTCCCCGGCGTGGTCGCCTGATGGCAAGAAAGTCGTCTACGAGAAAACGGCCTGGGATGTTCGTCCGCAAGGAAAGCTGCTCTATAGCTGGGACAGTCGATGGGAGTACCGTTTCACAGACGTGTTTCCCACCAGTTCGCGCCAGGGCAATATTGCAATCACCCAAAAGCAACTCGGCGACTCCTCTGTCGTCAGTATGAACGCAACCGGACAACACCCAGAGAATCTCTTCGATCCCGTCGCGAGAGGTATCCTGAGCCAGTCCGTGGTGGACCAGGGGACAGGAGGTGCGTTCCAGCCGTCATGGTCCTCAGACGGGGACTGGATAACATTCGGCGTAGGATACTGGTTCCAAGGCCGGGGCTCCAACGGCGGCTGGATCGTAAGATCCAAAGCCGATGGAACAGACGCACAGAATCTGACAGAAAGCGCACCCACCCTGACCAACACAACCCTCAACACGGGCTTCCCCAGCTTCTCGCCCGACGGCACAAAAATCGTCTTCAGAGTCTGGGGTCTGGGCTCCGAAACCGGTAACAAATCCCAGCTCGGCCTACGCATTCTCGACCTTTCCAACGGCTCTCACCCCGTCACCACACTCACAAGTGCATGGGACACGCTTCCATCCTTCTCGCCCGACGGGTCGAAGATTGTCTTCACGCGCAGAACCACCCCTACAAACTACGACATCTGCACTATCCGTCCAGACGGGACAGACCTCCGGGTCCTCACCAGCAGTAACGCGAACGATGCGCACGCCGTGTGGTCGCAGGATGGCCGGATCATTTACTCCACGGGCGAATACGGCTTCCAGTACGAGTGCGCGCTGTACGACAATACGTTCCAGCCGTACGGGCAGATCAATATCATGGACGCAAACGGGCGCAACAAACGGGCCTTGACGAATTCTCTGTGGGAGGACTCTATGCCGCTGTATGTTGGGGGCGAGGATCTTTGATTTTGTATATAAACAGCCTTTGAAGAAGGCACGTAGCTGGAGTCTGATCGCGCCTTCCTTGCTGGGTCTGGAACAATATGAActgggaaggtgcgatggcATTGCTGTCCAAgataggaaggagcaatCCTGTTCTCACTTTCCCATAGTAGGACGAGGTTACGTGCTTGGATCTCTGAGTCAATGTATATTCAACTACACTTCTCAACGACACGTCAACAGCACATTCTATAACCAGTCTATCTGCATaaaagagaagaacagggAAGTTGTCATTTCAAAGAACAGAAACCGCCTCACCCCCCTTCAACCAACACACCTTATCACtaatcccctcctcctcaaacgCCTGCTTCAGCTCCTCTCCAAACTGCGTAAAGTGTCCCCACGACTCATAGTGCATCGGAACAAGCACATCAGCCTTCAAAGCCCGGAACAGCCTCGCCCCATCCTTGCCACCCATCGTAATCTGGACCATCGGGTTATTAGGGTCCGGCCCAATAGGCGCATGCGCATTGCCCAGGTTCATCACCGCCGCACACACATGGTACCGATCCGCAATGGCCTCTAGTTCCTCGATGTACACTGTATCCCCAGTGAAGTATATTGCGTTGGGGAGGCCGTCGCGGCCAGTGCCGAAGTCTTCGCCGGTAATAATGAAGCCTGTGCATTCATTCCCTGGGACATGCTTGGTTGGTGTTGCAATGATCTTGAATTTCTTGCCGCTGATGGGATGCTCCAGATCCGTCCAGGGTTCCATTCCGTGGACGGCTGGGCGGGGAGCAAGGTTCTTTGCGCCGTCGGGGGTCGTGTAGACGCGGCGGCCGTCTAGGAGCTGTCGACCGAGTTCGTCGAGGTTGTCTGGGTGGTCTTCGTGGCTGAGCAGGATAGCGTCGATGATGGGGAGTTGGTCCAGGCGGAGGGCCGGGTCGTCAGTGACTTTGAGGACTATGACGCCCCTGTCCCAGGCAGTGCCGGcgggagagaagaaggggtCGGTAAGGAATTTTACTCCATTGATTTCGAGGATGGCAGTGGCTGTGCCGATGTGGGTGACGTTGAGAGTGGGAGACATTCTTGATACGAGACAAGTTGATAGCTAAAGATAAAGCAGGAGTAATGGTTGCTTTGGAGCAGTTGGAACAATCAATGCCCCGTCCAGGGTACTTATAGTACTTATACCCCAAGGTTAGAATAGGACTTACAAATGTTGAGTAGTCTTTATAATCTGGGATGTGATAAATCAAACGTTTGTTAATCATTTCTAGAATGTTGTTCGGCATCCCGTCTTCGGCATCCCTCCGGAGCATCCCACTCGATGATTACGACACGACAACCACCATTGAAGTTTTAGCCATCTACCATGTTTGGTAGTCTAAAAAGGTGTTATAACTACTCATATAGGTTAATTGGCACTGTTGACCTAATCAACATCGCGAAAAAGATAGAGCAAATAGCGAAACAGATTATTGTGGAAAGACTCCATAATCAACTACGAAAGAAGTGCATAATATTCAGATTTGACTGTGAACTACGACCtgtttataatataatagtacaTCGATAGGCTCACAATCAGCGAGCGTAATTTTGTAACCCAGAGGCTGTTGGAGGTAAAGTCGACACAAcagattatatttatctccGTGTGTTAACTCAAGCTAAACACAAA
This genomic interval from Aspergillus puulaauensis MK2 DNA, chromosome 7, nearly complete sequence contains the following:
- a CDS encoding TolB family protein (COG:U;~EggNog:ENOG410Q2V4;~InterPro:IPR011042,IPR011659;~PFAM:PF07676;~SECRETED:SignalP(1-22)), with amino-acid sequence MLSLFSAPFLVCAIGLLSLARAACPYAQRAGISGIAQKRQPPQGKDGVMLMNHIAPGTSRLYISDIDGSNEAPLLSDPVFEYHASFSPDGEWVLFTSERNGDGNSDIYRIRTNGSDLQPLVATPAVEDSVVLSPNGSLAAYVSTEGMVANIWVLDSVSGSRWNLTDTPAVGATTNSSLPHGYFRPAWSPDGQWIAFSSDRNTQWLGHGWDTFFGLSGWEHTQELSIFAIRPDGSGFRQVAAKAGYALGSPSWSTDGKRVVFYEMTRETTWDAHSSFDLATANSTIVSVDFETGAHRVVEVDGPGVKVFPQYLSDTEIGYLLKGGTSEGIYTTGGVYYNTSEAMARSPAWSPDGKKVVYEKTAWDVRPQGKLLYSWDSRWEYRFTDVFPTSSRQGNIAITQKQLGDSSVVSMNATGQHPENLFDPVARGILSQSVVDQGTGGAFQPSWSSDGDWITFGVGYWFQGRGSNGGWIVRSKADGTDAQNLTESAPTLTNTTLNTGFPSFSPDGTKIVFRVWGLGSETGNKSQLGLRILDLSNGSHPVTTLTSAWDTLPSFSPDGSKIVFTRRTTPTNYDICTIRPDGTDLRVLTSSNANDAHAVWSQDGRIIYSTGEYGFQYECALYDNTFQPYGQINIMDANGRNKRALTNSLWEDSMPLYVGGEDL
- a CDS encoding intradiol ring-cleavage dioxygenase (COG:Q;~EggNog:ENOG410PIXU;~InterPro:IPR015889,IPR000627;~PFAM:PF00775;~SECRETED:SignalP(1-17);~go_function: GO:0003824 - catalytic activity [Evidence IEA];~go_function: GO:0005506 - iron ion binding [Evidence IEA];~go_function: GO:0008199 - ferric iron binding [Evidence IEA];~go_function: GO:0016702 - oxidoreductase activity, acting on single donors with incorporation of molecular oxygen, incorporation of two atoms of oxygen [Evidence IEA];~go_process: GO:0006725 - cellular aromatic compound metabolic process [Evidence IEA];~go_process: GO:0055114 - oxidation-reduction process [Evidence IEA]) translates to MRLQPLVLLALATPAFAHGAFEHEDLETQLAKRDFFRHGRRSLESCAGTLNSDGTNSQAHKRRAAVVNEHRQQLKLKRSMVEALNTSHLHTGPFISPNRPADAFTGENHVLLNPYGDNGPYYVPGEVIRSDAREDQSGVPIIVEAQFIDFETCKPIPGMWWDLWNANATGVYSGVINQGNGDFTDHSNVNNTFLRAVSMADEDGVAQIKTIFPGHYTGRTNHIHIIAHTDVTVLPNGTITGGSIAHIGQFFFDQALIDKVSQTYPYTQNPYIPIGNAFDDTFHQETAYSASDPVFHYEYLGETLADGLFMWVRVGVNASASWPSEQSFVYGADGGKYSCGTGRIGANYTSDDEDCQNDVDVGALPGEKGPGPAVYSAPPPTAWDDETDAAEISAAHSVLVEENTPATAV
- a CDS encoding uncharacterized protein (COG:S;~EggNog:ENOG410PSHX;~InterPro:IPR018392,IPR036779;~PFAM:PF01476;~SECRETED:SignalP(1-22)), translated to MKSISTISILSGLLVLAPSTLATTSCNPSTLNTTTYLYPITKQGTTVFDVAAATNRGVCDIGRQNLMADVTIVPNVGQQLLIPPETCTPDNETCLLPETNRTRTCIDGGPRLYYTVNGDTYERIAQRLNISTEALTSHALGDQTSTDELEPGKFVKVPLCEPSRCVLKPYQFSAGVYKDLAEEFGTTVGQIMMLSPTYNYSSQAFLPGGTFPPINVLTNCTQSSNVTVLS
- a CDS encoding MBL fold metallo-hydrolase (COG:S;~EggNog:ENOG410PIT6;~InterPro:IPR001279,IPR036866;~PFAM:PF13483,PF12706), which gives rise to MSPTLNVTHIGTATAILEINGVKFLTDPFFSPAGTAWDRGVIVLKVTDDPALRLDQLPIIDAILLSHEDHPDNLDELGRQLLDGRRVYTTPDGAKNLAPRPAVHGMEPWTDLEHPISGKKFKIIATPTKHVPGNECTGFIITGEDFGTGRDGLPNAIYFTGDTVYIEELEAIADRYHVCAAVMNLGNAHAPIGPDPNNPMVQITMGGKDGARLFRALKADVLVPMHYESWGHFTQFGEELKQAFEEEGISDKVCWLKGGEAVSVL